ATTAGTCCCCCGCGGCAGGGCGAATCTCGGTTCGAGTTACCGGCGATTCGTCCGCGCCGTTGATCTGTGCTTCGAAGGCCTCGACGACCTCCTCGGGCTCGAACGGGTTCCCGTCGTACTTGAGGAAGCTGGTCAGTTTCTCGCCGAACTGGCCGAGCTCCTTCTGGGTGAGCCCGCGGAACTGTGCGGTGGCGTTCATTTCGACGATCATGGCTTCCTCGACGCTCTCGAGGAACTCCGTCATCTCCTGTTCGGGGTACGGCATCATATCGCTGACACCGATCGACTTGACGGAGACGCCTCTCTCGTTGAGTCGGTCGACCGCTTCCTCGACGGTCCCCTGCTGGGACCCCCAGGTGATGAGACCGTACTCGGCGTCCTCCGGGCCGCGGTAGGACTGCTGAGACTCGTGTTCTTCGTCGAGTTCCTCACGGATCGAGACGAGCTTGCTCATCCGGCGGCTCATCTGTGCGACCCGGTTATCGGGATCCTCGTCGATGTGACCCGCCTTGTTGTGCTCGTTACCGGTTGCGAGATAACGTCCATCCTTCTGTCCGGGGAGCGAGCGCGGCGCGACACCGTTTTCGGTCTCGTGGATGAATCGGTTGAACTTGCCGGACTCGTCGTGTGCTGCCTCGGCGAGTTCCTCCTCGGTAAGGACGCTGCCGGGGTCGGCGTCGACCGGGCGGTCGAAGAAGCTCTTGGGAACGTTGCGGTTCTCGCCGGAGAGCTTCTGGTCGATGATGACGATGGCCGGGATCTGGTAATCGTAGGCCAGCTTGAACGCCATCCTGGTCTGGTCGTACGCCTCGGCAGGATCCGCCGGTGCGAAGACGACGCGGTTCGAGTCACCCTGACTGGAGTACAGGATCGATTCGAGGTCGCCCTGCTCGGGTTTGGTCGGCAGACCCGTCGAGGGACCTGCTCGCATCGCTTCGATCAGGACGATCGGGGTCTCGGTCATCTCCGCGAGGCCGAGTGGCTCGCCCATCAGGGCGAAGCCACCGCCGGAGGAACCGGACATGGACTTGACGCCAGCGTGGCTCGCACCGACTGCGAGCGCCGCCGCCGCGATCTCGTCTTCGACCTGCTCGGAGATACCGCCGAACTTGGGCAGGTTCTGGGACATGATCGCGAAGACGTCGGTCCACGGTGTCATCGGGTAGCCCGCAATGAAGCGACAGCCAGCGTCGAGGGCACCGTATGCGACGCCGTTCGAGCCGGAGACGAGCACCTGCTCTTCGTCGTGGTCGCCCGTCGGAACGCGGAGGTCGTGCTCGAACTCGTACTCCTCGTTGGTCATCTCGTAGGCGTCGTGGAGTACGTTCAGGTTGGCTTCGAGCATATCGCCCCCCATGGCGTCCTCCATGAGGTTCTCGATCTCGCCGAGTTCCATATCGAGCAGCGCCGCGGTGACACCGACACCGGCGGTGTTACGCATAATCTCGCGGCCGTGCTCTTTGGCGAGCTCCCGGAGATTGATGTCGAAGACGTGCCAGTTGTTCTCCTCGGCGCGCTCGTCGAAGTTCGGAACGTCATCCGTGTCGAGCATCCCCGAGTCGTAGACGATAATTCCGCCCTCGCGGAGTTCATCAAGGTTCTCGTAGAGGGGCTTGATCTCCTCCTCGCCGTAGTAGGCGTTCTCCTTCGGATTCCGGGCGAAGGAGTCGCCAAGTGCGAGCAGGAAGTTATAGCCGTCACCACGAGATTTGACGGTGTCCTCTCGCGCGCGAATCTCGACGTAGGTGTGGCCACCACGGATCCGCGACGGGTAATGGCGATGCGTGAATACGTTCAGCCCCGAGCGCATCAGGGCCTTTGCGAAGTTCTGACTTGTCGAGTCGATTCCGTCACCGGAACCGCCTGCGATTCGCCAGATGAGTTCGTCATCAGTCATAATTTATACCCGGCCCAGCGTGGGCCAGCAGTATCTGAAAGTTTGGTGTGACCCGAACTAAAGCCTTTGCTATCCTTTGCCAAGAAACTATTATGAAGATTATCTTAAACGCCTATTTTCTTAATAATCGTCCATAACTAATTGGCCGAGAACGGTGGCTGACTGGGTCCGAGCCGGCGACGACGATCCGTCAAGCAGCAGGTCCCTGGACAGTTGCTCAATCATTTGCTCGGAGCCACTACTCGCTTCGAAGGCCGCCTCCCCGGCCATCGTCTGACGTTCTCGGGTGAGTGAGTTTCCAGACCCCCCACGGATTCCCGGACTGTGACGATGTCGAGGGGTCGACTGCTGGCGGCTCGAGTTCAGCGGTGTTCGTAGTCGCCGACGAGCGTATCCAGCGCGTCGTGGTGCTCGGTCGTGTGTGGTGCAGTCAGCGGCGAGACGCTAATATTCCCGTGGACGACGGCGCGTCGATCGGTCCCATCGGGATCGTTGATCTCGGCCGTAGCCATCCGCTCCCAGATCCGGTCGTGGAGTGTAATCGAGTCCCCGTTGTGGGTTGCATCCATGTCGTAGACGTGCGATGGGCTGGTAATCGTCATCCCTGCTGGCTCGTCGTCCGGGACCGGTGCGTTGACGTTGAGATAGTCGGCGTCATCGAACACCCCCTCGCTGAGTGCCCGCTCCGCAAGATACTCGGTTGCTCTGACTGCTTCCGCGTAGTCCTCGCGCGTAACCTCTATTTCGTGGAACGCAAGATCACCTGTTGGCACGTACAGCGAGACGGCGATCGCTGGGACGCCAAAAAATGCCGCTTCGACCGCCGCACTCACCGTCCCCGATCGTCCGAGGACGTACTGACCCAGATTTGCACCGCGATTACAGCCCGAAACGACGAGATCGGGATACGGGCCGATCGCCTCCAGTCCTGCAACGACACAGTCGGATGGGGTACCCTGAATCGCATAGCCCAGCTCGTGTTCTTCGATTTCGACCTCGGTTGAAATCGCCCGCCCAACGGCACTCTGATCGTCCGCTGGCGCGACGACTGTGACGTTACCGACCTCGGTCAGTGCGTCGTGTAAGGCTCGAATTCCGACACTGCCGATCCCGTCGTCGTTTGTCAGGAGGATCTCGAGGTCCTCAGTCTCGTCCATGCACCACCGTCGAACGCGGAAGCGAAAAACACACCGATACCGACAGCCATTCTGGATCGTCCCGCTTCGTCACACTGGTAAATCCCGCCTCGTCACAGCAGTGTCACGGCGAGATATGGGAGTGCGAACAGGACGACGAATACCACTGTGAGGATGATTCCCCACGCGATGAGCGTACTGACAGCAGTGATCCATGCCGGATGATCGAACCGGGAGAGACGCTCGGTTACCATATGCGGGTGAATGAGTGGTGTCGTGTTAATTCTATGCACACGAGGAACAACTGACATATCGTTTTCGTGTCCCACGATCGCGCATTTCCCGCCATACTGGGCGCATTCGGACGGCTTTTATTCGCCGCGTGAGTAGCGCCTGCCAATGACGAAGATCGACGTGGTCGACAACCACGGCCAGTTCACCCACCTGGAGCAGCGTGCGCTCCGGGACATGGGCATCGACACGGAACTGATCGACAACGAGACGCCACCAGAAGAGATAGACGCTGACGGACTCGTCCTTTCGGGCGGGCCGGATATCGATGACATCGGCCGGTGCTCGGAGTATCTCGATCTCGATATCCCGGTGCTCGGAATCTGTCTCGGGATGCAGATCATCGCCGACGAACTCGGCGGGCGCATCGGCGGCGGCGAGTACGGCGGCTACGCCGATGTCACGGTCGAACTGCTCGAAGAGAGCGATCCGCTTACGGGGTCACTGTATCCTGAAACGCGCGTGTGGGCGAGCCACGCTGATGAGGTGAAGGAACTGCCCGAAGGCTTCGAGCTAACCGGCAAAAGCGACGTCTGTGGTGTCGAGTCGATGAGCAACGCCGATCGCGACCTCTACGGCGTCCAGTGGCATCCCGAAGTTGCCCATACCGAAGAAGGCGAGGAACTGTTCGAGAACTTCCGCGCGATCTGCGAGGAGTGAGGCAGGTCAGGCGGGGAATTGTGGCAGGGGTCGGTGTATTTATTTCCCGTCAGGAAGAGTTCAACGTATGAGGACGTCGACTGAGCAGTATTCGATTGCCACTGCCGTCTGGATCGGCTCGTTGATCCTGGTCGGTATCCCTGTATTTCTGCTACTGAGTTATGTGTTTGAGCCTCTGCCAGACCGTCTTGGTATCGCTTCGTATCCGATCGCCAGTCTCGTGGTCGTGGTAGTGATCCCTGCGGCGGTCGCTGTCGAGGTTGCAACCGCTATCGCCGCGGTTCGACTTGCGGAGTCCAGGCCTTTTGCCCGGTTCGGAACGGTCCAACGTCTCTCACTGATTTGCGCCCTGGGTGCCGCCTGTGTGCTCGGTCTCGCCGTCATCGCCTGGATCTTCCATCGGATCTTTTATTCGGGACTGTTGGACGGTATGCCCGGACAGACTGCAGTCGGCGTCGTGCTGGCTGGGGCATTTCTCGTGTTTGTCGTACTGGCGGTTCACGGGTTCGTAGCGGGATATCAGTCGACAGACGCCTGACTCCGAAAGGTTGCATGGAACCTGAGACGGTTGTCTCCACAGGGATATGGCTTGTCTCCGTGAACCCGAAGAGGCTGGTCACCGCGAACTGAGAGTGGAGACGATAGTAAAGCCAGTGATCAACAGGAACCCGAGCAACGCCATGTTCGGAATGCTAAGCCCGAGCAGTTCGTACTGTACAGCGGTACAGCCACCGCCAACTGTGCAGGAGCCGACGCCGCCGGTCGCATACTGGATATAGGAGTGGTACGCCGCCAGGAGCGCCCCCGGAACGGAAAGCGAGAGGACGATCGGTGCGAGGCTGTCGTTGCGCTGGTACGCGCCGATGACGAGGATCACGACCAGCGGATACATGAAGATCCGCTGGTACCAGCAAAGGTCACAGGGCGTCAACCCCATGCCGCGACTGAAGTACAGGCTCCCGGCTGTCGAGATCGCGGCGACAAGGGTGCCCGCGGCGAGGTACTGTCGCGTCTCGACTGCCGGACGACTCATTACCCGAGTTGACGGCCGACACCTCGAAAAAGCTTCTGACAGGGCGCTATCTGATACTCTGACACTGGACTACTTCTGACAGGATGCCAGCTGATACGCGAAACTGGTCACTTGTGATGTCGTGTTACAGGTAAAAAGTGGTGGGCGCGTCAGCGCGTTACGACGCGTCCTCGAACAGGTCGTCGACAGCGGACTGGGCCGCAAGTGCGGCGTCGTCGGCGACCACCTGCTCGTCCTCGTCGGCCTCGGGTGCGTTGAGGTAGACGTCGACATCGAGCACGCCGTCCTCGAAGGTGACCGTCACGTCGACATCCTCGACGTTCGAGTTCTTTACTCGTGAGAGGATCAACCCCTCAGCGGCCTCGGCGGCCGTCTGAACCACTTCCTCGTCGTCTGGCATCGTCTCCTTATGCGCCGCCGGGGCCGCCCATCGGCGCGCCGCCGGGGCCGCCGCCGAGCAGCTCTTCGAGCTCGCCCTGCAGGTCCTCGAACTGCTCCTGAACGCGCTCTTCCTGTTTGGTCAGCGTCTCGACACGGATTTCGAGGCTGTCGACCTTCTCGTCGAGGTCGTCGTTC
This DNA window, taken from Natranaeroarchaeum aerophilus, encodes the following:
- the surE gene encoding 5'/3'-nucleotidase SurE; protein product: MDETEDLEILLTNDDGIGSVGIRALHDALTEVGNVTVVAPADDQSAVGRAISTEVEIEEHELGYAIQGTPSDCVVAGLEAIGPYPDLVVSGCNRGANLGQYVLGRSGTVSAAVEAAFFGVPAIAVSLYVPTGDLAFHEIEVTREDYAEAVRATEYLAERALSEGVFDDADYLNVNAPVPDDEPAGMTITSPSHVYDMDATHNGDSITLHDRIWERMATAEINDPDGTDRRAVVHGNISVSPLTAPHTTEHHDALDTLVGDYEHR
- a CDS encoding disulfide bond formation protein B, whose translation is MSRPAVETRQYLAAGTLVAAISTAGSLYFSRGMGLTPCDLCWYQRIFMYPLVVILVIGAYQRNDSLAPIVLSLSVPGALLAAYHSYIQYATGGVGSCTVGGGCTAVQYELLGLSIPNMALLGFLLITGFTIVSTLSSR
- a CDS encoding DUF3194 domain-containing protein, which produces MPDDEEVVQTAAEAAEGLILSRVKNSNVEDVDVTVTFEDGVLDVDVYLNAPEADEDEQVVADDAALAAQSAVDDLFEDAS
- a CDS encoding GMP synthase subunit A; translation: MTKIDVVDNHGQFTHLEQRALRDMGIDTELIDNETPPEEIDADGLVLSGGPDIDDIGRCSEYLDLDIPVLGICLGMQIIADELGGRIGGGEYGGYADVTVELLEESDPLTGSLYPETRVWASHADEVKELPEGFELTGKSDVCGVESMSNADRDLYGVQWHPEVAHTEEGEELFENFRAICEE
- a CDS encoding 2-oxoacid:acceptor oxidoreductase subunit alpha, with amino-acid sequence MTDDELIWRIAGGSGDGIDSTSQNFAKALMRSGLNVFTHRHYPSRIRGGHTYVEIRAREDTVKSRGDGYNFLLALGDSFARNPKENAYYGEEEIKPLYENLDELREGGIIVYDSGMLDTDDVPNFDERAEENNWHVFDINLRELAKEHGREIMRNTAGVGVTAALLDMELGEIENLMEDAMGGDMLEANLNVLHDAYEMTNEEYEFEHDLRVPTGDHDEEQVLVSGSNGVAYGALDAGCRFIAGYPMTPWTDVFAIMSQNLPKFGGISEQVEDEIAAAALAVGASHAGVKSMSGSSGGGFALMGEPLGLAEMTETPIVLIEAMRAGPSTGLPTKPEQGDLESILYSSQGDSNRVVFAPADPAEAYDQTRMAFKLAYDYQIPAIVIIDQKLSGENRNVPKSFFDRPVDADPGSVLTEEELAEAAHDESGKFNRFIHETENGVAPRSLPGQKDGRYLATGNEHNKAGHIDEDPDNRVAQMSRRMSKLVSIREELDEEHESQQSYRGPEDAEYGLITWGSQQGTVEEAVDRLNERGVSVKSIGVSDMMPYPEQEMTEFLESVEEAMIVEMNATAQFRGLTQKELGQFGEKLTSFLKYDGNPFEPEEVVEAFEAQINGADESPVTRTEIRPAAGD